DNA from Sulfitobacter albidus:
AGGATCCGCGCCTGCCGATGATGATGGCCGCCCCCGCCCGCCGCAAGGACGCGGACGAGACGCTGCGCCCCTTTGTCTACGCCGCCCCCGCCGTCGGCGACGTGCTGCTGTGGGAGAGTTTCCTGCGCCACGAGGTGCCGATGAACCAGTCAGAGGACGACCGGATCTCGGTCTCATTCAACTATAGCTGGGGCTAGAACAGGATCGTGCAGCCCAGCGTGACGCGCAGCGCGCCGATCAGCTCATCGAGGGTTTCGGCGCGCACGTATTTCCCGCCGGTCGTGTCGGCCAGGCAGCGGGCGGGGGCGTCTGCCTCGCGGTACTCCGCCGCGCCCTGGCTTTGCCACGAGAAGTAATCGCCCCGCACCTTGAAGCCGATCACATGCACGGTGGTGTCGATGCCTGTCGCCTCCAGCTCAGCGGCGAGCTGGCAGGGCGTGCCGCCGCAGGTTTCCTTCCCGTCGGTGACCAGCACAATGGTCGCCGGGCGCGTCTCGTGCGCGAGCGCCTGTGCCGCGAGCGCGACGGCGGCCGTCAGCGCGGTGCTGCCCTCGGGCGTCAGCGCATCGGTGGTGGCGATGATCGCGCCCGCCGCATCCGCGCGGGGCGGAAAATGCAGGGTGATCCCGGTGCACAGATCGTCGCCGCCGGGCCCGTAGGTCACCAACCCCAGCTTGCGGCTCTGCGCGATCTGCGGAAGGGCTGTGCGCAGGGCCTCGCGCGCCTCGAAGATCCGCGGCTCATCCAGATCGTTGAACCCCATCTCCGACATCGACCCCGATCCGTCAAACACGATCATCGCGTCATCGGTGCAGGTCTGGCTGGCAAGGCCGGGCGTGGCGAGGGTGGCCGCGAGGACAAGGGGTGTGAGGCGCATCCCGCTAGCCTGCCACGCGCCCCCTGCCCTGTCGAGCGCGACCATGGGCTTGGCTGGTCAATTTGCCGCGCGCCCGTTAGCCTGCGCGAAACGGAGGGCGCGATGGCACATTACCTGGAACTTGAGCTGGTGGAGGGCGATCGGGTGACGCCCGTTTCCTTTGTACCGCAGCGCTTTATCGTGGCGGGTTGGACGGGGCGCGACCGCGCCGCGATGGAGCACCACATGGACGAGCTGGAGGCGCTGGGGATCAAGCGGCCCGACAGCACGCCGGTGTTCTACCGCAATTCGGTCACGCGGCTGGTGCAGGTGGATACGCTGCAAACCCCCGGCCCCGGATCGTCGGGGGAGGTGGAATACGTGCTGTTCAACATCGAGGGCGAGATCTGGGTCGGCGTCGGATCGGACCACACCGACCGCGATGTGGAAGCCTACAACATCACCGTGTCAAAGCAGATGTGCGACAAGCCGGTTGGCCGCCAGCTGTGGCGCTACGCGGATTTGCGCGCCGTCTGGGACGATCTGCGGGTGGAAAGCCACGCGGTGATCGACGGGGCGGAGGTGCTGTATCAACAAGGCACGCTGGCCAAGATGCTGTCGGCGGAAGATCTGATGGCCGCGTTGGAGGCGCAGACCGGCACGCCCTTCGGCCCCGGCGACGTGATGATGGGCGGCACCCTGCCCGCCATCGGCGGCGTGCGCCCCGGATCGCGGTTTGCGTTCTCGCTGGAGGATCCGCGCAGCGGTGCCCGGCTCGACGCCGCCTACACCATCGAGGTTCTCGACAACGTCGGCTAGCGCTTGGGCTTTTGCGCGGCGCGGGCGTCTTCCTGCGCTTTGACGGCGGCTTTCTCCTCGCGGGTCAGCTTGTTGCCCCACTGGTTGTTGCTCAGCCCCAGATCCTGCGGCATCGGCTTTGTTTTGCCCTTTTTCACAGCGCCGCCCTTGTCGAGAAACGCTTGAATGAGGTCTGCGTCGGTATTGGGCTTGGGGACGTGTTTCATCGCAGCTCCTTTCGCGGAATGCTGAGGAGGACGGTAGGGGCTGCACGGCGGCTTGGCCAGCGTTTCGGCGTTTCGCGTGGCTAGAAAGCACCGCGCCCGCCCCGTGGGGGCGGTTCGGGCGCTGCCTTTGGCGGGGCCAAAGGCATTTGGGGAGTTATGAATGGGAAAGCCCCCGCCGTTCATCACAGCGGGGGCTCATCATTTCTAGCGGGGCCGGAACGGGTATTCTTTCAGAATACCCTGCCACTGGCTGGACAGAAAACGCTTACGCGTTTTCGTCCGTCACCAATCCTCGCGGACGACGACGCGGGTTTTGATCGGCAGTTTCATCGCGGCGAGGCGCAGGGCCTCACGCGCGACGTCTTCGCCGACGCCGTCGATTTCGAACATCACACGGCCGGGCTTCACCTTGGCCGCCCAGAAGTCCACGGAGCCTTTACCCTTACCCATACGCACTTCGACGGGTTTGGAGGTCACGGGCACATCGGGGAAGATGCGGATCCAGACGCGGCCCTGACGCTTCATGTGGCGCGTCATGGCACGGCGTGCGGCTTCGATCTGGCGTGCTGTCACACGCTCCGGCTGCAGTGCCTTCAGGCCGTAGGTGCCAAAGTTCAGGTCGGACCCGCCCTTTGCCATGCCCTTGATCGAGCCTTTGAACTGCTTGCGGAACTTCGTACGTTTTGGCTGTAGCATCTATCTACTCCTTAACGCCGACCGCCTGCACCGCGAGGTGCCGGGCCGTCTTGCATTTCCTGAGCCTTGCGGTCGCGCGCGGCGGGATCGTGTTCCATGATCTCGCCTTTGAAGATCCAGGTCTTGATCCCGATGATGCCATAGGCGGTCATCGCTTCGACGTGCGCGTAATCGATGTCGGCGCGCAGGGTGTGCAGGGGCACGCGGCCCTCACGGTACCATTCGGTACGCGCGATTTCAGCACCGCCCAGACGGCCGGCAAGGTTCACACGGATGCCCTGGGCACCCATACGCATGGCATTCTGCACCGCCCGTTTCATCGCGCGGCGGAAGGACACGCGACGCTCAAGCTGCTGCGCGATGGATTCGCCCACGAGGGCGGCATCGAGCTCGGGCTTGCGCACTTCAACGATGTTGAGGTGCAGCTCTGAGTCGGTGAATTGTGCCAGCTTCTTGCGCAGACCTTCGATGTCCGCGCCTTTCTTGCCGATGATCACGCCGGGACGCGCTGTGTGGATCGTGACGCGGCACTTCTTGTGCGGACGCTCGATGATCACACGGCTGATGCCGGCCTGCTTGCACTCTTCCTTGATGAACTCACGGATCGCGATGTCTTCGAGCAGAAGGTTGCCGTAGTCCTTGGTATCGGCGTACCAGCGGCTGTCCCAGGTGCGGTTGACCTGCAGACGCATGCCGATCGGGTTTACTTTGTTACCCATTATGCTTGCTCCTCAACCTGGCGCACGACGATGGTGATTTCGGCGAATGGCTTCATGATCTTGCCAAAACGGCCACGCGCACGGGGGCGGCCCCGCTTGAGCGTCATGTTCTTGCCGACATAGGCCTCGGCCACGATCAGCTCATCCACGTCGAGGTTGTGGTTGTTTTCGCCGTTCGCAATCGCGGACTGAAGGCATTTCTTCACGTCCACAGCGATCCGCTTTTTCGAGAAGGTCAGGTCCGTGAGGGCCTTGTCCACCTTCTTGCCACGGATCATCGCGGCGACGAGGTTCAGTTTTTGCGGGCTGGTTTTCAGCATCCGCAGCTTGGCGCGTGCCTCATTGTCGGCGACGCGGCGGGGATTCTTATCCTTGCTCATTTGCGTTTCGCCTTCTTGTCGGCCGCGTGACCGTAGTAGGTCCGCGTCGGTGAGTATTCACCGAATTTCTGGCCAATCATCTCTTCCGAGACGTTGACCGGGATATGCTTGTGGCCGTTGTAGACGCCGAACGTCAGACCCACAAACTGCGGCAGGATGGTGGAACGGCGCGACCAGATCTTGATCACTTCGTTGCGGCCACTCTCACGCGCTGCTTCGGCCTTCTTGAGGACATAGCTGTCGACAAAAGGACCTTT
Protein-coding regions in this window:
- a CDS encoding vWA domain-containing protein, whose product is MRLTPLVLAATLATPGLASQTCTDDAMIVFDGSGSMSEMGFNDLDEPRIFEAREALRTALPQIAQSRKLGLVTYGPGGDDLCTGITLHFPPRADAAGAIIATTDALTPEGSTALTAAVALAAQALAHETRPATIVLVTDGKETCGGTPCQLAAELEATGIDTTVHVIGFKVRGDYFSWQSQGAAEYREADAPARCLADTTGGKYVRAETLDELIGALRVTLGCTILF
- a CDS encoding DUF2848 domain-containing protein, which gives rise to MAHYLELELVEGDRVTPVSFVPQRFIVAGWTGRDRAAMEHHMDELEALGIKRPDSTPVFYRNSVTRLVQVDTLQTPGPGSSGEVEYVLFNIEGEIWVGVGSDHTDRDVEAYNITVSKQMCDKPVGRQLWRYADLRAVWDDLRVESHAVIDGAEVLYQQGTLAKMLSAEDLMAALEAQTGTPFGPGDVMMGGTLPAIGGVRPGSRFAFSLEDPRSGARLDAAYTIEVLDNVG
- the rplP gene encoding 50S ribosomal protein L16 produces the protein MLQPKRTKFRKQFKGSIKGMAKGGSDLNFGTYGLKALQPERVTARQIEAARRAMTRHMKRQGRVWIRIFPDVPVTSKPVEVRMGKGKGSVDFWAAKVKPGRVMFEIDGVGEDVAREALRLAAMKLPIKTRVVVREDW
- the rpsC gene encoding 30S ribosomal protein S3, which translates into the protein MGNKVNPIGMRLQVNRTWDSRWYADTKDYGNLLLEDIAIREFIKEECKQAGISRVIIERPHKKCRVTIHTARPGVIIGKKGADIEGLRKKLAQFTDSELHLNIVEVRKPELDAALVGESIAQQLERRVSFRRAMKRAVQNAMRMGAQGIRVNLAGRLGGAEIARTEWYREGRVPLHTLRADIDYAHVEAMTAYGIIGIKTWIFKGEIMEHDPAARDRKAQEMQDGPAPRGAGGRR
- the rplV gene encoding 50S ribosomal protein L22 — translated: MSKDKNPRRVADNEARAKLRMLKTSPQKLNLVAAMIRGKKVDKALTDLTFSKKRIAVDVKKCLQSAIANGENNHNLDVDELIVAEAYVGKNMTLKRGRPRARGRFGKIMKPFAEITIVVRQVEEQA
- the rpsS gene encoding 30S ribosomal protein S19 is translated as MSRSVWKGPFVDSYVLKKAEAARESGRNEVIKIWSRRSTILPQFVGLTFGVYNGHKHIPVNVSEEMIGQKFGEYSPTRTYYGHAADKKAKRK